Within the Mus caroli chromosome 10, CAROLI_EIJ_v1.1, whole genome shotgun sequence genome, the region CACTGTCTTCTTGAGCCAGTTACCCTGGGATCTTAAAGTTCAGGTTGTCGGTTTTATCTGCCTATACCCTGTAGTCCCCAGAGGTGCCATTTCTCATACAGCTGGGCCCTTTCTAAGTTTCCTCTTGCAATCTTATGCCTggctttcatttcctctcttaaACTTCACCTGAGAGGGGACTGAGTCacagaggagaggtggctgggGAGGTGACGATTCTATTTTGGGCTTCCCTGAGTGATGCCTGGGAAGAAGCATCTAAGCTAGCTATGATGTGAACTAGGTTTCACGCTCGGGCTGACATGAAACCCACTGTGCTTCTGAGTCTGATCctgagcttctgatcctcctgtgtctatcttccaagtgctgtgattacaggtgtgttaCCACTCTTGACAGCAGCTTATATAGACTCCGCAGGGTGTGCTGCTCTCTAACATTACTGTCTTGCCTTTTCCTTCTGTCCCAGGAAAGGTCCTGGCCCATGCTGacatcccagagcttgggagtgTACACTTTGATAAAGATGAACTCTGGACTGAGGGGACCTACCAAGGAGTGAACCTGCGCATCATTGCGGCCCATGAAGTGGGCCATGCCCTGGGACTTGGGCACTCCCGATATACCCAGGCACTCATGGCTCCTGTCTATGCTGGCTACCAGCCTTTCTTCAAGCTGCATCCAGATGATGTGGCAGGGATCCAGGCTCTCTATGGTGAGCATAAGAGTCAGTCTGAATAATAACTCTCTAGGCTCAAGGAGACAATACTTGCTTTCATGGGCGAGAAATGGCTtggcctctttctcttcctctgcccagTTCTTCAAGCTATTCATCTTCAGAAACTGTCTCTATTTTTGACTCTTTTATATCTAATCATCCTTCCTGGACTTTCTCTCCTCACACcctaattcttttttgttgttcgGAGACAAGGTAGagattatgtagctctggctgtcctggaacttgccatgaAGCTctggctagccttaaactcatggagatccacctgcctctgcatccatcccttgtgctgggattaaaggcatgcatcaccacgccTAACAACCCCATTCTTGAAGATGCAGAGTATACATTCCAGGAAATTTCCTCCTTGCTGAGGCTTCTCAGAACTAAGCTGTGTCTCCTGTATCTCCCCACCACCAAGAGAAACTTCTTAAAattccacttcctctctctgtgaGGCCATTGATGAAAATGTACAGCCGACCAGCAGAGAAGCTGAGTGTTTGGACTTCTTTGGCTACATTGTTTTACTTCACCTCACAGGCAAGAGGAGCCCGGAGAcaagagatgaggaggaagagaccgAGATGCTCACTGTGTCTCCAGTGACTGCAAAACCTGGTCCCATGCCAAACCCCTGCAGTGGTGAGGTGGATGCCATGATGCTGGGTGAGACCCTTTCCACAACAGGCTGTTGACAGGCAATGGGGGCAGTCTATTGACTCCAAGACTTAGACAAATAGAGATGACATGGGACTGTAACGGAATTGGGGGTTGGACTCCAGGGAAAATGTGTAGCATGGGGAGGGATCACTCAGAGCCAAATTTAAAGAAGACTAGGGTCCTTTcagtgaaatcttgctggcatatgcaatggtatctgggtttggtggctgattatgggatggatccccgggtggttgtagtctctggatggtccatcctttcatcttagctccaaactttgtctctgtaactccttccatagttattttgttttctattctaaggaggaatgaagtatccacacattggtcttccttcttcttgattttcttgtgttttgcaaattgtatcttgggtattctaagtttctgggctaatatccacttatcagtgagtgcatatcaagtgacttcttttgtgattgggttaatagctgtctcatgtgaggctatgccagtgcctggcaaattcagaagtggatagtcacagtcatctattggatggaacacagggaccccagtggaggagctagagaaagtactcaaggagctgaaggggtctacaatccgataggtggaacaacaatacgaactaaccagtaccctcagagctcttgtctctagttgtatatgtagcagaagatggcctagtcagccatcattgggaagagaggccccttggtcttgcaaactttatatgtacagggaatgccagggccaagaagtgggagtgggtgggtagggaagcagggcagggggagggtatagggaactttcgggatagcatttgaaatgtaaatgaagaaaatatataataataataataataataataataataataataataaaagagggCTAGGTAGTTGGGCAgttgggcagtggtagcacacctgtttgatcccagcattggggaggcagagacagaaaatctctgagtttgaggataagagtctacagagtgagatccaggacagtcaggactacagagaaatcctgcttggaaatacaaacaaacaaacaaacaaaagatacctGGGTAAGCATTTACCATGGTTGCCACCTTATAAAAATTCATGTGGCAGGGcagtgtggcacatgcctttgatcccagcgctccggaggcagaggcaggtggatctctgtgagttcaaggctagcatggtctTACAGAGTAAGCTggattacacaaagaaaccctgcctggaaaaacaaacaaaacaaaacaaaacaaaacaaaacaaaacaaaacaaaacaaaacacacatggaaacatAACAAAATGGAACTTGTTGCAATGCTTATTAGAGAAGGCTTTGCCCCTGGttggaagaattttaaaagctacCTGGAGTGGAGCAAGAGGTCTCCAAGGGGAACAAGTTGACCGACTGGAGGGCTCTGAACAACAAAGGAGGGGCTCATCTCTATGCTGTCCCTCTCTGCCCTTTTCTCTAGAAGCTGAgtgagggttttattttatttttttaattgaaaagccCATCAGAGACCAGTAAGGAAAGCACTGGAGACACTCATgagtcattatttttttaaacttgttgACATGCTTCTGCTCTCAGGGCCTCGTGGGAAGACCTATGCTTTCAAGGGCGACTATGTGTGGACTGTAACAGATTCAGGGCCAGGCCCCTTGTTCCAAATATCTGCCCTTTGGGAGGGGCTTTCTGGAAACCTAGATGCTGCCGTTTACTCTCCCCGGACACGACGGACTCATTTCTTCAAGGGTAAGTGGGGTTCTTAGGTCATATTTAAGGGCGTGGTCATTAAAAACCTTTGAATGGGAGGAGGCATTGAGAAGTTTCTGCAAGGGGGACCCAAAGGCCCATCTGATGACAGAGGTGGCTTGCTCTTCCTTTGACCACTCTCAGGAAACAAGGTGTGGCGGTATGTGGATTTCAAGATGTCTCCTGGCTTTCCCATGAAATTCAACAGAGTAGAACCCAACCTGGATGCAGCTCTCTACTGGCCTGTTAATCAAAAGGTGTTCCTGTTTAAGGTATAACAGAACTGAGGGTAATTCCTTCTGAGGAGGGACACAGTCTCATCCTTAATGGGGCTGAACTTCTACAGTTTGGGTCAGCTTCTGGAGTCCCTAAGTTCTTTCCTCATTACTTTTCCCCATCTACCCCAAATTAGGGCTCAGGATACTGGCAATGGGATGAACTGGCCAGAACTGACCTTAGCCGCTACCCTAAACCAATCAAGGAACTGTTTACTGGAGTGCCAGACCGACCCTCGGCAGCTatgagctggcaagatggccaaGTCTACTTCTTCAAGGGCAAAGAGTATTGGCGCCTTAACCAGCAACTTCGAGTGGCGAAGGGCTATCCCAGAAATACGACACACTGGATGCACTGTGGTCCTCAGACTCCAGACACTAACTCATCAACCGGGGACATTACTCCTTCAACCACAGACACAGTCTTGGGTACCACTCCATCAACCATGGGCTCAACCTTGGACATTCCCTCAGCTACAGACTCTGCCTCCCTCTCATTCTCTGCTAATGTCACCCTGCTAGGGGCCTGAGAACTATTCAGTGGGCACTAGGCCTAATGTCCCTAGATACTCCACTTCTGGATACCACATTCCTGTGTTCCGAGAAGGTGTCCACTTAATTCTGAGTCAGTCTCcaattcctgtttcttcttgtcatATAGCTGTTTCAAGTGTGACATATAGTCTCTGGTAGAGGGAAACTGTCAATCAGgagggttttctttgttgttgttgttggtttttttcttttttttgacagTCTCTCTCTACACAGCACTGGCGGTGGTTATCAGCTATCCTGAAACTCTGTGtagatatgtagaccaggctgccttgaactcacagagatccacctgcctctgcctcctgagcgctgggattaaaggcctgtgctacatgcctagcatttttttttttttttttttttttagatttaaggCATGCGTTACCATGTCCGACTGTCAGCTGGGGCTTTAGCTGACAGGAGGCAGCAGCTAACAGCTGGGTATTGAATACCTGGGTTGTGTTCTTCCAACATAAAGTGCAAAAAAAATATCATGGCCAGTAAACTGAGCTTGGGATTTGGAGTCCTTGAGCCACCTGACTATGTGCGGCTTTGGCTAGCTAATTAATCCTGTCAAACCTTGGATTCCCTATTAACAAAGTAAGGCTAATATCAATGTTACAGGATTGTTATATTAGATGAAAATACTGTATGTGAAGTATCTGACAGACTCTGGAACATTTGTGTTTAGGTAAAGGCTAGCTTCATGTTCCTGGGAGAGAACTGAGTTGTCTGggtatattcatgtatatgtatgatatgtatgtgtgcattataTATGGTAGTGTATGCCATATAGGTGCCATAGCAGATCTTTGCGGCGGGGTGGGGGAGTAGATTAGCCTTGTTTCGTGGTGCAAAGAAAGTAAAAAGCAGCGATAGTAGAGACGCATCTCCCCAGGTAAATTTTCAATgtcattttatttccaaattcCTTGTTCTTCCTCCCTCTTATTACAGATCTGCTGCTCAGGGgaaagatatattttctttactatGTCTGGGAAACTAGGTAATAGACCTTGGTCAGGAGGATCAGAGGAGGGAGAGTTAGAATGGTCAGTAGCTGGGCCCGAATTCTGGTTCAGGAGGAAAGCTACTTTAAAAAGACAGAAGGCACTTGGCTACAGTGCAGCTCCAAAGACCAGGCTCCTCTGAGAAAAAGGTCAAGGAGCCAGATTTTGGAGAGAGGGGAGCTGAGGCAGATGCTGTGGTCCTCCTCCACTGAGGAGAGGGGGAAAGCAGCATGGAAGATGGAGCCCCCCACAGAGGTAGCAGGATTCACGAGTGTAGGGTCCAAGGAAGAAAGGCCAACCAGAAGTCCAATCACCCCCGAGTAAGGAGCCGGGGAACTTCTGTGCCATTCCTCCTGCCAAAAAACTATCACTGTAccggtatggtggtgcatgcctttagtcctggtactggggaggcacaggcaagcagatccctgtgagttcaaggctagcctgggctacaaagtgagttgcaggacagccagggctacacaaagaagccctgtcttgagaGACCAAAACCCCAatctaaccaaacaaaaacaaaaacaaaccaaaaaacaaaacccaaacaaaacaggTTTTTGGGAATGGGTTGTAGTTCAGAACACTTGCCTAATATGGGCAATGCTCTGGGCTCCACCTCAGCAttacagaaattaataaaaaactaTTTTGGGCATACCTCCTTGTTTCAGAGTCAGTGTCTCTAGGGACCAGGGCACCTCTACTACTGGACAGAGGTAGGTACTtgtactttttgtgtgtgtgtgtgtgtgtccccgccCGCATCTTTATAAGAATTTTCTCCAAAAGTCTCTAAAAGGGTTGGTCTGGGCACAGAACCTATTCCCAAGTCTAAGAGGTAGGGAAATCTGTATGGGTCCTATGGGCTCAGGCCCTATCCACTTAGAAATCTCCTGCCCTCACCAGGGGTATCAGGGTCACTGGAGGTTAGGCTCAGGTATGGTCAGAGTGAGGTGTGGTAAGCAGGCCAGTGGAGCTGCAATCAGAATCCAGGTCCAGGATAGTGTgggggcctggggcctgggtgCCTGGTACCAGCTCACACTCTCGAAGATTCTGGAGATAACTCTATTTGGATACAGGGTGGAGAGGGTAGAAAAAAGGTTCTGTGTCAGAGCCCCCACTCATCCTGGCCATCACTTGGTCACCACCCCTTGCCCCCAACATGGGTGTCCCACCCTCCTACTCACTGGAGCTGGCCTGTGAGCAGGGCTCCGGATATTGGGGGGAAGCTGGTTCCGATAGCTGCCTCCACACAGTCCTGTCCCAGAAGGGTTCCGATGCCTCTTAGCCTCTTGCTGCTGATGGATCCGAAGGAGCTGGAGATGCCTTTGCTGGTGGCTCAAGATCACTGTTGGGGAGGAGGTAATACAGATTCAAGGGGGATTCTTTAGGCCCCGAATACCAACCCCCAAAAGAACCATACACCACAGAAGTCCACTTGACCTTACTGCTGTGGGTCTCTCAAGCCTCAGCTTCCCTTCGGTTGTTAgattttcttctacatttttcTCCTATCCTTCTCTGGGATTCCTCTGCCCTCTCATAACAGTCTTGAAATAACTGTGCTCTGCATCTCCTGGCGATTTTCCTTCTCATTCTACCCAGACTTCCTTTGGCTAGTTCAGCTTTAACTTTCCTTcagtgccctgccctgccctgtttGACGTGAGATCCTCCCCAGTCctcatctctccatctttccctcccctcaAGTATACGATCCAGGgacagaagcaggggcaggctGGCTGCTTTTTGTACCACAGCACTAACTCACCATTGGTGCGGCTCCCACGGTCCTCAGCCATGAGTTTCCACTGGGCCAGTGTTCCAAGAGCCCCCAAGACTGGCCAGGTTCCCagcaagacccagctataccagcAGAGAGGAAGCAACTCTGGAAGCGCCTGCAGGCGTTCACCCAGTCTAGTGCCCAGTGCCAGTCCTTCCAGGAAGTAGTCCGCACAGGCCACCAGCACCGCAGCACCTAGCAGTGCTGTGCCCAGGACTGTGAATGGACGTGGCCACCGAAGTGTGAGCAGGGCTCCCAGCAGTGCCAGCCCCATCAGTCCGCCGACCGGCACCCAGGCTGAATGCGGCTGGTAGATAGGTTCAGTGCCCAGTAAGGTTCCAGCACCCAGGGTCAGACCTAGCAGGAGACCGGTCAGAAAGAGCCCGACACTGCGGACCAGCATGGTGACCAGGCCGCAGAGGAGTCCGATGCCCAGTGCTATGCCTGCGCTCACCTCCAGGCTCAGCTGTGTCTCTAGCACCCGCTCTTTATGGCACAGGAGGAAGATCACCAGGGCTCCTGACAGCAGACCGGAGAGAAACATCACTGCCTTGAAGCAGCGGTAgcctggggagggaggcaggaggcattAAGACGCAGGAAGGGGGTCCTACAGGGATGGTTCTGGTGTATTGGGAGAGGGACAGTTAACCAGGGAGCAGAAGCCAGGTACAGCACACCGTGGCAACCtcaaggaaaggggaaagagaagtgTAAGCCCAGTGATAGAAGgagggaactcagaaattccgTGGGGATAGGTAGAGAAACCAGGAGGCAGAGTGGATGCACTGTGGAAAAAAAGCAGGACAGCATCTAGGTCCTCCAGCAATGGTACATGGGAAATCACCACAGACTGATTCAGATTCTGGGGAGAGTTGAAATCTCCGGAGGGAGGGATAAACTAGGAATGGAATTCTGAGgtaggagacagaggaaaagCCCATAATGGAGGCAAAGGTGAGAGCCAGAGGGTACAGTATGGGCAAGCAGAATAATGGGAAGCTGGGAGAGGCAGGATGGAAAATTCTGAAGGTAGGCATCTCCTAACAGAGGAGGTGAAGTGGCCTGGGAGCGAGGAAGACATTTGGCATCATTCTTGAGGGTAGCAGTGTTGGGAAGctgcccctgccccccaccccacccccaggccctgCCCTCTCTCACCAAAGCAGCAGTAGATGATTCCGAAGCAGCAGCAAAGGGCACACACAAGGGCAGGGGCCAAGTCGAGGCTGTCCTGGGGTTCTAAGACACATCTCGGGGCTGGAGGCTCTGGGAGTTGTTGGTTAAAGGGCCTTGGGTGAGATGTTATAGTCAGAGGCAATGAGGCTTTTTCCATGGTAGAAGAGAAGGTGGTCACAGAATGGAAGGTTGGAGAAATCTCCTTTCATCCATCCATAGCTAACTGGCAGGGGCTGGTAAACCTGGAAGAGAATAGAAAGCAGAAACCACACATCTTGGGGATTCTGTACTtccatttcttttgaaaaaatgaCTTGTTCCAACTAAAAAGCAATTCCTCTCATCTGCAGTTGGGATTCAATACTAAGCCCTGTTGAACCAGAGTAGGGTTAATAacatgggagaggaaggaagaggagaggatgagTCACCTTAGGGTCTCAGAACAACTGCTTACCACCCTGCAGGGCTGAGGAGAGCAAAGGGGTGGGATTGCTTCCTTAGACCTCCAGCTTCATCCAGCTCCCAGAGGTCCTAGGCACAGGGGTGGCCATCGGCCCCCCAGGCCTGGAGTTGCTCTCTAAACTTCTGCAAGTCGGAGCCCAAAACCTGTGAGCTAAATACAACCCCCATGGAAGAAAGGGAACAGACATTTAAAAGTTTCAAATAAGGACTTAAAGAGTCACCCAGTCAGCCTCTGTCCGGATTTTGAAGTCTTGGCTTCATGCCGAGATGGAGTGGTTGGGGAAAGCCGAATACAGCCAGTCCAAATCCCATCGCCCTACATGGAGTAAGCAGGCGCCTTGCCCACAGATAATCTCCTCACATCTTGGTATCCACTTGCTATTAGCCTCAAACTCGCACGGGAATTGTTCCACCCACCCTCTCATCCAGGCACGCCTGGGCTGCCAATGGGATTTGATGCTGATCCTGAAGGATCACTGACGAAGAGGTTGGCATTGCGGGAGTAGGGTGGTGCGGATGCACTTTCCTTCTGCCGTCTTTAGGGTACTGAGGCTGAAGGACTGGAGAACTCCCGGGGCTCTTCTCAATCGCTTAAGAGTTTGGGACGCAAAACAAGGAGAGACCAGGAAGGGTGTTAACTACTCACCACCCTGCAGGGCTGAGGAGAGCAAAGGGGTGGAATTGCTTTCCTAGACCTCCAGCTTCATTCCAGCCCAGGGGTCCTAGGCACACGGGTGGCTGTTGGCCGCAGGCACCCCCTTGGGCTACTGTGCTCTGTTGCTCCCTAAACTCAGGCAAGTCGGAGCCCAAACCCAGGGAGCTAAATGCAATTAGCttgggggcgggggtgtgtgtgggggaaggagacagggagtgtgtagggggggggggagatgacaTCACGGGGCGGGCCCCCTCAATCTTTACCTCTGTCTGTGGGGGAACCCAGGCTATCCACTTCTCTAATCTAGGAGGAGGGACGCCCCCTAACCATAGCAATGAAGAGTTTTGTGATGCCCATCAAGACTAAGATGGAAGGTCTCTGAATGTTAAGGAGATTAATTACCAACTTAACGTTTTCAAAGCCCAAATGGGGTCCCAAAGCACCCGCTGGTCCAACTTGGTTTCTTCCACTTCCCAGAGAATTGGAGTATTGTCTTCTGGGGAACCGGGTGGTCGGGATCCGGGATGCGCAGAAGGGTTTTTAACTAGTGCTGGGTGGGGGTGTtcatgggtgaaaaaaaaaaaaaaacttgtggaGCAAGACGGGCCTGGCAGGGACACTGGCAGAACTGTAAGGCTTTAAAGGAGTGCAGACGAGAGGTTCCATCAGGGTCTGCGTAGGGGTGGGGGAGCGTGCTGGCTTCGACCCAAAGCTTACTATGTAAATGAGATGCAAAGCAGCACGCAGATGAGTGCGGGGTTCTGTTATTACGCTGGACTAGGTTCTGAGCTCCGTGGAGCCAGGTTCCCCTAGCCGCATTCCCTGGCTCGGCCCTTGCGCCGCGTTCACAGGGGGCGGATCGGCGGCGTGGAAGCTCGCCAGTTGGGTCCAGGAGAAGTGTCGCGTGTCTTTAGGGAGCTAGATAGTCCGGGACACACACTTCTCCGCACCCTCTTGGCTGGACAGCCGATGGGGAAGGGTCTGGGCGAGCAGGGTCGCTGGCTCCTCTGCTTGCCCTGGGTGTCTGTCTGCACGCCAAAGACGGTGTGTGCTTCGGCAGCCATCCTTCATCTCCGTTTCAGCAGCGACGACGAGGAGTACAGTCCGCAGGCTTCAGCTCGCTTACGACCGGACCTGCGTGGCGGCGGAGGGCCCTTTAAGGGGTGGGGCCGGATGCTCTAGCGCCGCCTCCTCGATTGACTCCGCGCCAGCCGCGCAAGCGAGCGCCTCGGCCAAGCGCTTTTCTCTTCCCTTCGCGACCTTTTTCCCCCCGGTGACCCCGGAAGTGGAAGTAGGCGGCTGTAGCGGGGACGGAAGGCGGAAGCGGAGCGTGAGCGGGAGGCGGAGCCGGGGGAGCTGCTCCTGTAGCTCCCCCTGGCAGCTCCCCCTGGAGCAGCTCCCCCTGGCCTCAGGCGCAGCTGCTTGAGGAGGGAGGAGTTACCGCCGCTGCTCGGTACGTCGCCTTCGCCCCTGGTACCCAGTCGGTGGGTTCTCGGGTGATCTTTTGCAGGGGCACCTCGAAGCTCCGCCCTCAGCTTTTCCTCTAGCCCTGCACGGTCCCCACCCTTTTCTGACAGATTGCGGCCTCCCTCTTTcaggcagtcttttttttttttcttttctaggagTAACCCCCCACCCTCCGCCGCCCCGACCACACCCTTTGCggcacccccccccaacccccatttctCAGATTGAAGATTGTTAGCTtcttggaggaagaagaaaaaaaaatttaagatttcGGGAGTAAGGGGGTTTCTGAGGTCCGGGTTGGTGCAAGCAGGTTTGTGGTTTGTCTAATTCACGTTTATTGTTAGAGTTAGCGAATATCCGACCCCAAAGAATTTGAGCTAACACTGCCTGGGGAGTGTGTACATTGAATATGTCATTTTGAGATCGTTTAACTCTTGGTTCTATCCTTGACCATTCCCAACTTGATATCTTTGTTACAGGCAATGATGGCAGTGACCTAAAATCCTCAGGAAGTCCCGGGGTCATGGCCCAGAAGCACCCGGGAGAAAGAAGGTTGTGTGGAGCCCACCGCAGTGGTGGTTCCTCCCTCAGTACATCAGGATCCTCTGTGGACCCCGAAATACTTTCATTCTCAGGACTCAGGGACTCAGCAGAGACTGCTCCTAATGGTACACGATGCCTCAAAGAGCACTCCGGCCCTAAGTACACACAGCCTCCNNNNNNNNNNNNNNNNNNNNNNNNNNNNNNNNNNNNNNNNNNNNNNNNNNNNNNNNNNNNNNNNNNNNNNNNNNNNNNNNNNNNNNNNNNNNNNNNNNNNNNNNNNNNNNNNNNNNNNNNNNNNNNNNNNNNNNNNNNNNNNNNNNNNNNNNNNNNNNNNNNNNNNNNNNNNNNNNNNNNNNNNNNNNNNNNNNNNNNNNNNNNNNNNNNNNNNNNNNNNNNNNNNNNNNNNNNNNNNNNNNNNNNNNNNNNNNNNNNNNNNNNNNNNNNNNNNNNNNNNNNNNNNNNNNNNNNNNNNNNNNNNNNNNNNNNNNNNNNNNNNNNNNNNNNNNNNNNNNNNNNNNNNNNNNNNNNNNNNNNNNNNNNNNNNNNNNNNNNNNNNNNNNNNNNNNNNNNNNNNNNNNNNNNNNNNNNNNNNNNNNNNNNNNNNNNNNNNNNNNNNNNNNNNNNNNNNNNNNNNNNNNNNNNNNNNNNNNNNNNNNNNNNNNNNNNNNNNNNNNNN harbors:
- the LOC110303667 gene encoding transmembrane protein 198-like; translated protein: MEKASLPLTITSHPRPFNQQLPEPPAPRCVLEPQDSLDLAPALVCALCCCFGIIYCCFGYRCFKAVMFLSGLLSGALVIFLLCHKERVLETQLSLEVSAGIALGIGLLCGLVTMLVRSVGLFLTGLLLGLTLGAGTLLGTEPIYQPHSAWVPVGGLMGLALLGALLTLRWPRPFTVLGTALLGAAVLVACADYFLEGLALGTRLGERLQALPELLPLCWYSWVLLGTWPVLGALGTLAQWKLMAEDRGSRTNVILSHQQRHLQLLRIHQQQEAKRHRNPSGTGLCGGSYRNQLPPNIRSPAHRPAPSYLQNLRECELVPGTQAPGPHTILDLDSDCSSTGLLTTPHSDHT
- the Mmp19 gene encoding matrix metalloproteinase-19 isoform X1, translating into MDWQQLWLAFLLPMTVSGRALGPTEKEAVLDYLLQYGYLQKPLEGADDFRLEDITEALRTFQEVSGLPVSGQMDDATRARMKQPRCGLEDPFNQKSLKYLLLGHWRKKNLTFRIFNVPSTLSLPRVRAALHQAFKYWSSVAPLTFREVKAGWADIRLSFHGRQSPYCSNTFDGPGKVLAHADIPELGSVHFDKDELWTEGTYQGVNLRIIAAHEVGHALGLGHSRYTQALMAPVYAGYQPFFKLHPDDVAGIQALYGKRSPETRDEEEETEMLTVSPVTAKPGPMPNPCSGEVDAMMLGPRGKTYAFKGDYVWTVTDSGPGPLFQISALWEGLSGNLDAAVYSPRTRRTHFFKGNKVWRYVDFKMSPGFPMKFNRVEPNLDAALYWPVNQKVFLFKGSGYWQWDELARTDLSRYPKPIKELFTGVPDRPSAAMSWQDGQVYFFKGKEYWRLNQQLRVAKGYPRNTTHWMHCGPQTPDTNSSTGDITPSTTDTVLGTTPSTMGSTLDIPSATDSASLSFSANVTLLGA
- the Mmp19 gene encoding matrix metalloproteinase-19 isoform X2 produces the protein MDDATRARMKQPRCGLEDPFNQKSLKYLLLGHWRKKNLTFRIFNVPSTLSLPRVRAALHQAFKYWSSVAPLTFREVKAGWADIRLSFHGRQSPYCSNTFDGPGKVLAHADIPELGSVHFDKDELWTEGTYQGVNLRIIAAHEVGHALGLGHSRYTQALMAPVYAGYQPFFKLHPDDVAGIQALYGKRSPETRDEEEETEMLTVSPVTAKPGPMPNPCSGEVDAMMLGPRGKTYAFKGDYVWTVTDSGPGPLFQISALWEGLSGNLDAAVYSPRTRRTHFFKGNKVWRYVDFKMSPGFPMKFNRVEPNLDAALYWPVNQKVFLFKGSGYWQWDELARTDLSRYPKPIKELFTGVPDRPSAAMSWQDGQVYFFKGKEYWRLNQQLRVAKGYPRNTTHWMHCGPQTPDTNSSTGDITPSTTDTVLGTTPSTMGSTLDIPSATDSASLSFSANVTLLGA